In Candidatus Niyogibacteria bacterium, a single genomic region encodes these proteins:
- a CDS encoding diacylglycerol kinase family protein, translating to MKKLKDSFKFAFNGLKETLIFERNFKIMLFAALLMAGAVFYFDSTRTEKAVIFTAIFAVLTLELVNTAIERILDFLEPAHHEQVRIIKDLMAAVVMVACFGAVIIGLIVFWPHFR from the coding sequence ATGAAAAAATTAAAAGACAGTTTTAAATTCGCTTTTAACGGTTTGAAAGAAACTCTTATTTTTGAGAGGAATTTTAAAATAATGCTTTTTGCCGCTTTATTGATGGCCGGAGCGGTATTTTATTTTGATTCCACTCGGACGGAAAAAGCGGTTATTTTTACGGCGATTTTCGCGGTTTTGACTTTGGAATTGGTGAATACCGCGATTGAACGAATTTTGGATTTTCTTGAACCGGCGCATCATGAACAAGTGCGGATTATAAAAGACTTGATGGCCGCCGTGGTAATGGTGGCTTGTTTTGGCGCGGTTATTATCGGTTTAATAGTGTTTTGGCCGCATTTTAGATAA
- a CDS encoding rod shape-determining protein produces the protein MSIFVKKLGIDLGTANTLVFVPGRGVILNEPSVVAVSVPDNKVIAVGNEARVMIGKTPDDIVAYRPMKDGAIADYRVTEAMLRYFIGKALPKWNIFRPEVMVSVPAGVNSTQTRSVMEAAMKAGARAAYVIKEPILAAIGANIPIHEPTGHMIVDIGGGTTDVAVISLGGIVVSTSVKMAGNKIDQAIIDYAKKAFNLAIGDRTAEDIKITIGSALALGEDLAYQVKGRDFLTGLPRSTEIKTFEIVKAIESELQEIIKAIKAVLQDTPPELASDIIDKGITMSGGSSLLRNLDELIHRATGIKAYLAEDPLLCVARGTGIALEHLDIYKKSVITKK, from the coding sequence ATGTCTATTTTTGTTAAAAAATTAGGGATAGATTTGGGTACGGCCAATACTTTGGTTTTCGTGCCCGGCCGGGGAGTGATTTTGAATGAACCGTCAGTGGTGGCGGTTTCGGTTCCGGATAATAAAGTAATCGCCGTGGGGAATGAAGCGCGCGTGATGATCGGCAAAACGCCGGACGACATCGTGGCTTATCGTCCGATGAAAGACGGAGCAATCGCCGATTATCGGGTAACCGAAGCCATGCTTCGTTATTTTATCGGCAAAGCTCTTCCCAAGTGGAATATTTTTAGGCCGGAAGTGATGGTTTCCGTGCCGGCCGGCGTTAATTCCACTCAGACAAGATCGGTGATGGAAGCGGCGATGAAAGCGGGAGCGCGCGCCGCTTACGTTATTAAAGAGCCGATTTTAGCGGCGATCGGCGCCAACATTCCCATTCATGAGCCGACCGGACATATGATTGTTGATATCGGAGGAGGAACTACGGATGTGGCGGTTATTTCTTTAGGCGGAATTGTGGTTTCTACTTCCGTAAAAATGGCAGGCAATAAAATTGACCAAGCAATCATTGATTATGCCAAGAAAGCGTTTAATTTGGCGATTGGCGACCGAACCGCCGAAGACATTAAAATTACGATTGGTTCGGCTTTAGCTTTAGGCGAAGATTTGGCTTATCAAGTCAAAGGGAGAGATTTTCTGACCGGCCTGCCCCGTTCCACGGAAATAAAAACTTTTGAAATCGTAAAGGCGATTGAATCTGAACTTCAAGAAATTATCAAAGCGATTAAGGCGGTTCTTCAGGATACTCCGCCGGAACTTGCTTCGGATATCATTGATAAAGGAATTACGATGAGCGGCGGTTCTTCGCTTTTAAGGAATTTAGACGAATTAATCCATCGGGCGACCGGCATTAAAGCGTATTTAGCCGAAGATCCTCTGCTTTGCGTGGCCCGCGGCACGGGCATTGCTTTGGAACATTTGGATATTTATAAAAAAAGCGTCATTACTAAAAAATAA
- the frr gene encoding ribosome recycling factor, translating to MQNYNDFSKLDIEIQKAIHWFGNEIISLRTGRANPALVEDLEIDSYGSKMPLKHLAAISTEDARTLNIKPWDKNNIQAIELAVRSSNLGLQPLVDQDIIRIIIPELTEERRGALKKMLKEKLEQAKVSVRRARDEVWSKIQEKERAGEISEDEKFRLKDKMQEKIDAAFKKLEEIADKKEKEISF from the coding sequence ATGCAAAATTATAATGATTTCTCAAAACTTGATATTGAAATTCAAAAAGCGATTCATTGGTTTGGCAATGAAATTATTTCTTTAAGAACCGGCCGCGCCAACCCCGCTTTAGTGGAGGATTTAGAGATTGATTCTTACGGTTCTAAAATGCCTTTAAAGCATTTGGCCGCGATCAGCACGGAAGACGCGCGCACTTTAAATATCAAACCTTGGGATAAAAATAATATTCAAGCGATTGAGTTGGCGGTTCGTTCTTCCAATTTAGGGCTTCAGCCCCTGGTGGATCAGGATATTATCCGGATTATTATTCCTGAACTTACCGAAGAGCGCCGCGGGGCTTTAAAAAAAATGCTTAAAGAAAAATTAGAGCAAGCTAAAGTTTCCGTCCGCCGAGCCAGGGACGAGGTTTGGAGCAAAATTCAGGAGAAAGAGCGCGCCGGAGAAATCAGCGAAGATGAAAAATTCCGCCTTAAAGACAAAATGCAGGAAAAAATTGACGCGGCTTTCAAAAAACTGGAAGAGATAGCCGATAAAAAAGAAAAAGAAATAAGTTTTTAG
- the scpB gene encoding SMC-Scp complex subunit ScpB, giving the protein MNLSNIIESILFIYGEPMKISRLAEILNKKENEVEEALAVLENNLAERGLKLIKNNGEATLATVSEASEFIQGLLKEEFSGKLTKAALETLAIVAYSGPLPRAEIDFIRGVNSSFILRNLLISGLVEREINPKDRRTFIYKPSMDFLRFLGLSKLEDLPEYGEFRKSLEDFSSLTLNLNVRGEEEINPVRSRDRFMKQPQSNENQNSSE; this is encoded by the coding sequence ATGAATTTATCCAACATTATAGAATCAATTTTGTTTATTTACGGCGAGCCGATGAAAATATCGCGGCTGGCTGAAATTTTAAACAAAAAAGAAAACGAAGTGGAAGAGGCTTTGGCGGTTTTGGAAAATAATTTAGCGGAACGGGGATTAAAATTAATTAAAAACAACGGCGAAGCAACGCTGGCCACTGTTTCCGAAGCTTCCGAATTTATCCAAGGGCTTTTAAAAGAAGAATTCAGCGGTAAATTAACCAAAGCGGCTTTAGAAACTTTGGCGATTGTCGCATATTCAGGCCCTTTGCCGCGCGCGGAAATTGATTTTATCAGGGGAGTAAATTCTTCTTTCATTTTGCGGAATTTGCTGATCAGCGGGCTGGTGGAAAGGGAAATTAATCCTAAAGACCGGAGAACTTTTATTTATAAGCCGTCAATGGATTTTTTGCGGTTTTTAGGCCTTAGTAAATTAGAAGATTTGCCGGAATACGGCGAATTTCGGAAAAGTTTGGAAGATTTTTCGTCCCTCACGCTTAATTTAAACGTGAGGGGCGAAGAAGAAATAAATCCCGTTAGAAGCCGTGATCGCTTTATGAAACAGCCGCAATCTAATGAAAATCAAAATTCATCAGAATAA
- the rseP gene encoding RIP metalloprotease RseP — translation MLTTLFIFFVILVLLILSHEFGHFIFAKWNGVKVEEFGFGLPPRLFSVKKGETVYSINLLPFGGFVKIEGEEIKDDLPIGPRSFAAKSIKARAMIIAAGVFFNLILAFFIFSFGNWWGTPAALGDGERAEDEKIFIVEVQEKSPAETAGLLAGDTLLKLRSKSEELAVSKISEVQNFIKQNRGREITVFYKRDGQELTSLAKPRSETKENEGALGIVMAKIGTKSYPFHQAIWQGLKTTIFLTGAMVAGIVDFFVVLIRGEGGLGQIAGPIGIVGLVGSAASFGFLYLLQFMAFLSVNLAVINFIPFPGLDGGRLFFLAAEAIRGKPIGAKISTWAHAVGLVLLLILMLIITYNDIAKIL, via the coding sequence ATGCTGACCACTCTTTTTATTTTTTTTGTTATTTTAGTTTTATTGATTCTTTCGCATGAATTCGGGCATTTTATTTTTGCTAAATGGAATGGCGTTAAGGTGGAAGAATTCGGCTTTGGCTTGCCGCCGCGGCTTTTCAGCGTTAAAAAAGGAGAAACGGTTTATTCAATAAATCTTTTGCCTTTTGGCGGATTTGTGAAGATAGAAGGGGAAGAAATAAAAGACGATTTGCCGATCGGGCCGCGCAGTTTCGCGGCTAAAAGCATAAAAGCGCGGGCGATGATTATCGCGGCGGGCGTGTTTTTTAATCTTATCTTGGCGTTTTTTATTTTTTCTTTCGGCAATTGGTGGGGAACGCCGGCCGCGCTCGGCGACGGAGAGAGAGCCGAAGATGAAAAAATATTTATCGTGGAAGTGCAGGAAAAATCTCCGGCGGAAACAGCCGGCCTTTTGGCGGGCGATACGCTGCTTAAGCTTAGAAGTAAAAGTGAAGAGTTGGCAGTTTCAAAAATCAGCGAAGTTCAGAATTTTATTAAGCAAAATCGCGGCCGGGAAATCACTGTTTTTTACAAAAGAGACGGGCAAGAATTAACCAGTTTGGCTAAACCGCGTTCGGAAACCAAAGAAAATGAAGGAGCGTTAGGAATCGTGATGGCTAAAATAGGGACAAAAAGTTATCCGTTCCATCAGGCAATCTGGCAAGGTTTAAAAACAACGATTTTTTTAACCGGCGCTATGGTCGCGGGCATTGTTGATTTTTTTGTGGTTTTAATCAGAGGTGAAGGAGGATTAGGGCAGATTGCCGGGCCGATAGGAATCGTCGGTTTGGTGGGAAGCGCGGCCAGTTTCGGTTTCTTATATCTTTTGCAATTTATGGCTTTTTTATCGGTTAATCTGGCGGTGATAAATTTTATTCCTTTTCCCGGGCTGGATGGCGGTCGGCTGTTTTTTTTGGCCGCGGAAGCGATCCGCGGCAAGCCGATTGGCGCTAAAATTAGCACATGGGCGCACGCGGTCGGTTTGGTTCTTCTTTTAATTTTAATGCTGATAATTACTTATAATGATATTGCGAAGATTCTTTAA
- the murA gene encoding UDP-N-acetylglucosamine 1-carboxyvinyltransferase yields MRRLNEEKFIIKGSAGRLKGIIPVRGSKNACLKAMAAAVLTDKPITIKNVPLIEDVFRMRELLEFLGAEVKETGRRSFLISAENIKKSCLDFEIAKSFRASVVLTGPLLARLGTVSFPFPGGCVIGKRPIDMFLNGFEKMGAKVFTNGKGNNFTIKAKVLKGAEIFFRIVSVTGTETLMMAATLARGRTVLRNAAQEPEIINLADFLNSCGARIKGAGTSTIVINGVKKLGPGVFNTPPDRIETGSFLILGALSGDKLRVIHCNPLHILSLIEYLESMGVSLKKGKDWVEISRPKFFKPVNIKTSEYPGFPTDLQAPFSVLLTQAKGTSSLFETVYDGRLNYINDLVRMGANIILCDAHRAIFHGKTYLKGREVEAPDLRAGLTFILAALIAKGKSIIHNVYNIDRGYEKIEERLWDAGAAIKRII; encoded by the coding sequence GTGAGGCGATTGAACGAAGAAAAATTCATTATTAAAGGATCGGCTGGAAGGCTCAAAGGAATTATTCCGGTCAGAGGTTCAAAAAATGCCTGTTTGAAGGCGATGGCTGCCGCGGTTTTAACCGATAAGCCGATAACAATTAAGAATGTTCCTTTAATTGAAGATGTTTTTAGAATGCGGGAGCTTTTGGAATTTTTAGGCGCCGAAGTTAAAGAAACAGGCCGGCGTTCTTTTTTAATTTCAGCGGAAAATATAAAAAAATCCTGTCTTGATTTTGAGATCGCTAAATCTTTTAGGGCGTCTGTGGTGCTGACCGGACCTCTTTTAGCCCGTTTGGGGACTGTTTCTTTTCCTTTCCCCGGCGGCTGCGTGATCGGCAAGCGGCCGATCGATATGTTTCTTAATGGTTTTGAAAAAATGGGAGCCAAGGTTTTTACAAATGGAAAAGGAAATAATTTTACGATTAAAGCCAAGGTATTGAAAGGCGCGGAAATTTTTTTTCGGATAGTCAGCGTAACCGGCACGGAGACTTTAATGATGGCGGCAACATTGGCGCGAGGGCGCACTGTTTTGCGCAATGCCGCTCAAGAACCGGAGATCATAAATTTAGCTGATTTTTTAAACAGTTGCGGAGCGCGAATTAAAGGCGCCGGCACCAGTACCATCGTCATCAACGGCGTAAAAAAGCTCGGCCCCGGAGTTTTTAATACGCCGCCTGATCGGATTGAAACCGGAAGTTTTTTGATTTTAGGAGCGCTTTCAGGGGATAAATTACGCGTGATTCATTGCAATCCTCTTCATATTTTAAGTCTGATTGAATATTTGGAATCAATGGGCGTTAGTTTAAAAAAAGGAAAGGATTGGGTGGAAATAAGCCGGCCGAAATTTTTCAAGCCAGTGAACATAAAGACCAGCGAGTATCCCGGTTTTCCTACCGATCTTCAAGCGCCATTTTCCGTTTTATTGACCCAAGCTAAGGGAACAAGTTCGTTGTTTGAAACGGTTTATGACGGCCGTTTGAATTATATCAATGATTTAGTTAGAATGGGCGCGAATATTATTTTATGCGACGCGCATCGGGCGATATTCCACGGGAAAACTTATTTAAAGGGCAGGGAAGTGGAAGCCCCGGATCTTCGGGCCGGCCTGACTTTTATTTTAGCCGCTTTGATTGCCAAAGGAAAATCTATCATTCATAATGTTTATAATATAGATCGGGGATATGAAAAAATAGAAGAAAGGCTGTGGGACGCGGGGGCGGCCATCAAAAGAATTATTTGA
- a CDS encoding rod shape-determining protein MreC, translating into MKTIYRPDKSFKSVSFKILASVFIALVLLTVAYFDFLEAALANSIFNFFKPILNFSISAKNTLNGFIFIFADKIRLAEENKNLQETADDLKGRLENLELIKKENKELREMLGRISEEKILANVVLFSPEIYDAFILDVGGEEGVKAGMNVVSSGDIFLGYISEVYAKTSRATFISYPNQETNIFLENSGTPITAVGLGGEMMKFSLPREASVQVGERALIMAKTARLVGFVEKIEKSSTNSLQNVILRLPLNIRNLRTALIIK; encoded by the coding sequence ATGAAGACGATTTACCGCCCCGATAAGTCTTTTAAAAGCGTTAGTTTTAAGATATTGGCAAGCGTTTTTATAGCGCTTGTTTTATTGACCGTGGCTTATTTTGATTTTTTGGAAGCGGCTTTGGCAAATTCTATTTTTAATTTTTTCAAACCGATTTTAAATTTTTCAATCTCGGCTAAAAATACTTTAAACGGCTTTATTTTCATTTTCGCGGATAAAATCCGGCTGGCGGAAGAAAACAAGAATTTGCAAGAAACCGCGGATGATTTGAAAGGGCGTTTGGAAAATTTAGAATTAATTAAGAAAGAAAATAAAGAATTACGGGAAATGCTGGGCCGGATTTCCGAAGAGAAAATTTTAGCCAATGTTGTTTTATTTTCGCCGGAAATCTATGATGCTTTTATTTTAGATGTCGGCGGAGAAGAAGGCGTGAAAGCGGGGATGAATGTGGTTTCTTCGGGAGATATCTTTTTAGGTTATATTAGCGAGGTTTACGCTAAGACCAGTCGGGCAACTTTTATTTCCTATCCTAATCAGGAAACTAACATTTTTTTGGAAAATAGCGGGACGCCGATTACAGCCGTAGGATTAGGAGGAGAAATGATGAAATTTTCTTTGCCGCGCGAAGCTTCTGTTCAGGTCGGCGAAAGAGCGCTGATTATGGCTAAGACGGCGCGCTTGGTCGGTTTTGTGGAAAAAATAGAAAAATCCAGCACGAATTCTTTGCAAAATGTTATTTTACGTTTACCTTTGAATATCCGAAATTTAAGAACCGCGTTGATTATTAAATAA
- a CDS encoding D-alanyl-D-alanine carboxypeptidase, with amino-acid sequence MFKIKGLISFPLIFSFLFLVFIWNISLPENFQEAAVAVDGFAKSGTEFSELIAETNIEGQSYLVFDFFGRIIASRKSDLQWPLASLTKLMTALLTEENIGKEAVISVSRRAISAEGDDGFLAEEIFRRDDLRDAMLIHSSNDAAYALAEHFGWDEFIKLMNQKAAFLGMAQTFFFDPAGLDFSKTSAGAYGSAGDLMILLGYLMENHPQVLEATRLPFLKIESLEGNKHRFTNTNRLIYEIPQFLAGKTGFTDIAGGNLAVVADIGINQPVGIIILGSSEKGRFEDVLKLYQATRKWFQNHPLLFK; translated from the coding sequence ATGTTTAAAATTAAAGGTTTAATTTCATTTCCGCTGATTTTCAGTTTTTTGTTTTTAGTTTTTATCTGGAATATTTCTTTGCCCGAAAATTTTCAGGAAGCGGCCGTGGCGGTTGACGGTTTTGCAAAATCAGGAACGGAATTTTCCGAGTTGATTGCTGAAACTAACATTGAAGGCCAGAGTTATCTTGTTTTTGATTTTTTCGGGAGAATTATTGCTTCCCGTAAAAGTGATTTACAGTGGCCGTTGGCCAGTTTAACAAAATTGATGACCGCTCTTTTAACCGAAGAAAATATCGGAAAAGAGGCGGTTATTTCCGTTTCCCGCCGGGCGATTTCAGCGGAAGGCGATGACGGTTTTTTAGCGGAAGAAATTTTCCGGCGCGATGATTTGCGCGACGCCATGCTGATCCATTCTTCCAACGATGCCGCTTACGCGCTGGCCGAACATTTTGGCTGGGATGAATTTATAAAATTAATGAATCAAAAAGCGGCGTTTCTCGGCATGGCCCAAACATTTTTTTTCGATCCGGCCGGTCTTGATTTTTCCAAAACCAGCGCTGGCGCTTACGGTTCAGCCGGAGATTTGATGATTTTACTGGGATATTTAATGGAAAATCATCCTCAAGTTTTAGAAGCAACGCGCTTGCCGTTTTTGAAAATTGAATCTTTGGAAGGAAATAAGCATCGTTTTACCAATACTAACCGGCTAATTTACGAAATTCCGCAGTTTTTGGCCGGAAAGACCGGTTTTACCGACATTGCCGGCGGTAATTTGGCGGTGGTGGCGGATATCGGCATTAATCAGCCGGTGGGGATAATTATTTTAGGGTCTTCGGAGAAAGGAAGATTTGAAGATGTGTTAAAATTATATCAGGCAACCAGAAAGTGGTTTCAAAATCATCCCTTACTCTTCAAATAA
- the greA gene encoding transcription elongation factor GreA, which translates to MANHNYNIEYLSKEGFEKLREELRILSNERRRKIAERLEYAKSLGDLSENAEYQQAKEDQTSNEMRIAELENILQGAEIIQKSSADTVEVGAKVVAEKSETKAAKRGVCEFLIVGSEEADPAANKISHESPIGRAFLGKKKGEEVNVLTLKGAVYYKILDIL; encoded by the coding sequence ATGGCTAATCATAATTATAATATTGAATATTTAAGCAAAGAAGGTTTTGAAAAACTTCGGGAAGAGTTGAGGATTTTAAGTAATGAACGCCGCCGAAAAATAGCCGAGCGTTTGGAATACGCAAAATCTTTAGGTGATCTTTCCGAGAATGCCGAATATCAGCAAGCTAAAGAAGATCAAACTTCCAATGAAATGCGCATCGCGGAATTGGAAAATATTCTGCAGGGAGCGGAAATTATCCAAAAATCTTCGGCCGATACTGTGGAAGTAGGCGCAAAAGTGGTGGCGGAAAAAAGCGAAACAAAAGCGGCCAAGCGCGGCGTTTGCGAATTTTTAATCGTTGGTTCAGAAGAAGCGGATCCGGCGGCTAACAAGATTTCTCACGAATCTCCCATTGGCCGCGCTTTTTTGGGAAAAAAGAAAGGAGAAGAAGTGAATGTTCTTACTCTCAAAGGCGCGGTTTATTACAAAATTTTGGATATTCTTTAA
- a CDS encoding rod shape-determining protein, producing the protein MLNKIFSLFSHDIGIDLGTANTLVYVKGRGIVINEPSVVAINQKTGQIVAIGANAKRMVGRTPTHIAVVRPLVEGVISDFEVTEEMISYFIRKVHSNRAFLTARPKVVIGIPSGITEVERRAVRDAAKNAGAREVYLVEEPMAAAIGIRMPIYEPIGNMIIDIGGGTSDIAVISLGGIVKSTNLRVAGDRFNQDIINYVRDEFKILIGERTAEDVKMAIGSAYNNGDSSESIIRGRDLITGLPREISVSDADIREAISKSVKSLIYSVKELIEETPPELVSDIMHRGIMMVGGGSFLKGLDRIIEMETKIPVKVAEDPLTAVVRGTGIILEDIAAIKDVLINHEDDLPPR; encoded by the coding sequence ATGCTTAATAAAATTTTTTCACTTTTTTCCCATGATATCGGCATTGATTTAGGGACAGCCAATACGTTAGTTTACGTGAAAGGCCGGGGAATTGTCATAAATGAACCTTCGGTTGTGGCGATTAATCAGAAAACCGGGCAGATCGTGGCAATTGGCGCAAACGCCAAAAGAATGGTGGGCCGGACGCCAACTCATATTGCGGTGGTGCGTCCTTTGGTGGAAGGAGTGATTTCTGATTTTGAAGTAACCGAAGAAATGATTTCTTATTTTATCCGTAAAGTGCATTCTAACCGCGCTTTTTTGACGGCGCGGCCAAAAGTGGTGATCGGGATTCCTTCGGGCATTACGGAAGTGGAGAGGCGCGCCGTCAGGGACGCGGCTAAAAATGCCGGCGCCCGGGAAGTTTATTTAGTGGAAGAGCCGATGGCGGCGGCCATCGGCATTAGAATGCCGATTTACGAACCGATCGGCAATATGATAATTGATATCGGCGGCGGGACGAGCGATATCGCGGTTATTTCATTGGGAGGAATTGTAAAATCCACCAATCTGCGCGTGGCGGGCGATCGTTTCAATCAAGATATTATAAATTACGTGCGCGATGAATTTAAAATTTTGATCGGTGAAAGAACCGCCGAAGACGTTAAAATGGCGATCGGTTCCGCTTATAACAACGGCGATTCTTCAGAGTCTATTATTCGGGGCCGCGATCTGATAACCGGTTTGCCGCGCGAAATATCGGTAAGCGACGCTGATATCAGAGAAGCTATTTCTAAATCCGTAAAATCTTTAATTTATTCGGTCAAGGAATTAATTGAAGAAACGCCGCCGGAACTGGTTTCGGACATTATGCATCGCGGCATTATGATGGTGGGCGGCGGATCATTTTTAAAAGGCTTAGATAGAATTATAGAAATGGAAACTAAAATACCGGTAAAAGTGGCCGAAGATCCTTTAACGGCAGTGGTGCGCGGAACCGGGATTATTCTTGAAGATATCGCGGCGATAAAAGACGTTTTAATAAACCATGAAGACGATTTACCGCCCCGATAA
- a CDS encoding prolyl-tRNA synthetase has protein sequence MRQSKLFAKTGKNAPKDEITKNAALLVRAGFIDKLMAGVYTFLPLGFRALKKIEAIIREEMEKAGGQEILMPALQPKENWEKTGRWKTMDDLYKIKDKSGREFALGPTHEEVIVPLVKKHIFSYKDLPFCVFQIQDKFRMELRPKSGLLRGREFMMKDFYSFHADQKDLEKYYEEMKRYYRNIFEKCGLAGKTYLTFASGGSFSKYSHEFQAITEAGEDTIYLCESCQIGVNKEIINEQSDCPECGNKNLTEKKSIEVGNIFNLKTKFSDAFGLKYKNEKGEEFPVFMGCYGLGLGRLLGAIAETQNDDKGLIWPKNVAPYSVHLINIAGVEKEADNLYEDLKSRGFEILYDDRGDKSAGEKFSDADLIGLPFRVVVSEKTIKEKKYEIKERGRKTIKLINKKELLEILIKQCEL, from the coding sequence ATGCGCCAATCAAAACTTTTCGCTAAAACCGGCAAAAACGCTCCGAAAGACGAGATTACGAAAAACGCCGCGCTTCTTGTCCGCGCCGGTTTCATAGATAAATTGATGGCCGGAGTTTACACTTTTTTGCCGCTGGGTTTTCGCGCGCTTAAAAAAATTGAAGCGATTATCCGGGAAGAAATGGAAAAAGCCGGCGGCCAAGAAATTTTAATGCCCGCGCTTCAGCCGAAGGAAAATTGGGAAAAAACCGGCCGCTGGAAAACGATGGATGATCTTTATAAAATTAAAGATAAAAGCGGGCGTGAATTTGCTTTAGGCCCGACCCATGAGGAAGTCATCGTGCCTTTGGTTAAAAAGCATATTTTTTCTTATAAAGATCTGCCGTTCTGCGTTTTTCAGATTCAGGATAAATTCAGGATGGAATTGCGGCCTAAGTCCGGCCTTTTGCGCGGCCGGGAATTTATGATGAAAGATTTTTATTCTTTCCACGCCGACCAAAAAGATTTAGAAAAATATTACGAAGAAATGAAGCGCTATTATCGGAATATTTTTGAAAAATGCGGCTTGGCCGGAAAAACTTATCTTACTTTTGCTTCCGGCGGAAGTTTTTCAAAATATTCCCATGAATTTCAGGCCATAACCGAAGCCGGTGAAGATACAATTTATCTTTGTGAATCCTGCCAAATTGGGGTAAATAAAGAAATTATAAACGAACAAAGCGATTGCCCCGAATGCGGAAACAAAAATTTAACCGAGAAAAAATCGATTGAAGTCGGAAATATTTTTAATTTAAAAACAAAATTTTCCGATGCTTTCGGTTTGAAATATAAAAATGAAAAAGGCGAAGAATTTCCCGTTTTTATGGGTTGTTATGGCCTTGGCTTGGGGCGGCTTTTAGGCGCAATCGCGGAAACGCAAAATGACGACAAAGGCCTGATTTGGCCGAAAAATGTCGCGCCATATTCGGTTCATTTAATCAATATTGCCGGCGTTGAAAAAGAAGCGGATAATCTTTATGAAGATTTGAAGAGCCGCGGGTTTGAAATTTTATATGACGATCGCGGCGATAAAAGCGCGGGCGAGAAATTTTCCGACGCGGATTTAATCGGTTTGCCTTTCCGGGTGGTGGTCAGCGAGAAAACGATAAAAGAAAAAAAGTATGAAATTAAAGAGCGGGGCAGAAAAACGATAAAGTTGATAAATAAGAAAGAATTGTTAGAAATTTTAATTAAACAATGTGAATTATAA